In Chloroflexota bacterium, a single genomic region encodes these proteins:
- a CDS encoding FAD-dependent oxidoreductase: protein MVIVGGGGHGLATAYYLATRHGITNVAVLERKYIGAGNSGRNTTIIRSNYGIPEAVRFYQRSLELYQSLEAETERWVMHKQKGLLNLAVSEASLRTERARAAVNAAFGARTDFVTPKECKEICPQLDLTGGGVWPVLGGSYHHEGATARHDRVVWAFAEGAMRRGVHVHQKVAVTGLMKEGDKVTGVETTAGPISAKAVVGAVGGHVTTLAALAGVRLPIRTHPLQAFVTNHYELAFNVIAASPPLLFYMSQTARGEMLIGAEIDRQPSYSYRSGYHFLQNCSQRALTLFPFMRNLRVLRQWTGVCDMSPDYSPIMGLTGVEGFYVTTGWGTWGFKAIPAGGEQMAELVATGKVPELIAPFALDRFAKDRTMADRGSAGTH from the coding sequence GTGGTGATCGTGGGCGGCGGCGGGCACGGCCTGGCGACGGCCTATTACCTGGCGACGCGGCACGGCATCACGAACGTGGCCGTGCTGGAGCGCAAATACATCGGGGCCGGAAATTCGGGGCGCAACACCACCATCATTCGCTCCAACTACGGCATTCCCGAAGCGGTGCGTTTTTATCAGCGCAGTCTCGAACTCTACCAATCACTTGAGGCCGAGACCGAACGCTGGGTGATGCACAAGCAGAAGGGCCTGCTGAATCTGGCGGTTAGCGAGGCCAGCCTGCGAACCGAGCGCGCCCGGGCCGCCGTGAACGCGGCCTTCGGGGCCAGGACCGATTTTGTGACGCCCAAGGAGTGCAAAGAGATTTGCCCACAACTCGACCTGACCGGCGGCGGAGTCTGGCCGGTGCTGGGCGGCTCGTATCATCACGAGGGCGCAACCGCCCGCCACGACCGGGTGGTGTGGGCCTTCGCCGAAGGCGCGATGCGACGCGGCGTGCATGTTCATCAAAAGGTCGCCGTCACCGGGTTGATGAAAGAGGGTGACAAAGTGACGGGCGTGGAGACGACTGCCGGGCCGATCTCGGCCAAAGCTGTGGTGGGGGCGGTGGGCGGCCACGTGACCACATTGGCGGCCCTGGCCGGGGTGCGGCTCCCGATTCGCACTCATCCCTTGCAAGCCTTTGTCACCAATCATTACGAATTGGCGTTCAACGTCATCGCCGCTTCGCCGCCGCTCTTGTTTTACATGTCGCAGACGGCGCGCGGCGAGATGCTGATCGGGGCCGAAATTGATCGCCAGCCGAGCTACTCGTATCGCTCCGGCTATCACTTCCTGCAGAACTGCTCCCAGCGCGCCCTCACCTTATTCCCGTTCATGCGGAACTTGCGCGTCTTGCGGCAGTGGACGGGCGTGTGCGACATGAGTCCTGACTACTCGCCCATCATGGGCCTGACCGGCGTCGAGGGGTTCTACGTCACCACCGGCTGGGGGACGTGGGGCTTCAAGGCCATTCCGGCCGGCGGCGAGCAGATGGCCGAATTGGTGGC